One region of Syntrophobacter fumaroxidans MPOB genomic DNA includes:
- a CDS encoding peroxiredoxin, with amino-acid sequence MKKTMTSRVVALVACCALLGLTSSALGLSEQFQGRIFQGGKLKPVDSQPKLKVGDKAPDFTLPSLSGEPVSLHQFLGKKNVVISFVPAAWTPVCSEQWPGYNIVKGLFEAADATIIGITTDNIATLYAWTEQMGGVWFPVLSDFWPHGEVAGKYGVLRSGGVSERALFIIDKQGIVRYIDIHDINERPNLETLIGELQKVK; translated from the coding sequence ATGAAAAAGACAATGACCTCGCGCGTTGTCGCGCTCGTCGCCTGCTGTGCCTTACTGGGTTTGACGTCGAGCGCCCTCGGACTCTCGGAGCAGTTTCAGGGCAGGATATTCCAGGGGGGGAAATTGAAGCCCGTCGACAGCCAACCCAAGCTCAAAGTGGGGGACAAGGCTCCCGATTTCACGCTCCCTTCCCTTTCGGGGGAACCGGTTTCGCTGCACCAGTTTCTGGGGAAGAAGAACGTGGTCATCTCCTTCGTCCCGGCCGCCTGGACGCCGGTCTGTTCGGAGCAATGGCCGGGCTACAATATCGTGAAAGGCCTGTTCGAAGCCGCCGACGCGACGATCATCGGGATCACCACGGACAACATCGCCACGCTGTATGCGTGGACCGAACAGATGGGGGGTGTCTGGTTCCCGGTCCTGTCCGACTTCTGGCCTCACGGAGAGGTTGCCGGGAAATACGGGGTGCTTCGCTCCGGCGGGGTGTCCGAACGGGCGCTTTTCATCATCGATAAACAGGGAATCGTGCGGTACATCGACATCCATGACATCAACGAGCGGCCGAATCTGGAGACGCTCATCGGTGAACTGCAGAAAGTGAAATAG
- a CDS encoding peroxiredoxin family protein: protein MNQRGYGAVWLVILAIAAGMAFVPDCRAAGGPPGVGGVLPEFVLPPPQRMEEVQYLGLKEKVSFKIPETRAEVVIVEIFSMYCPFCQKEAPAVNQLYQIIANRADLKDKVKIIGIGAGNSQFEVNAFRDLYRIAFPLFPDTDFSVHKLLGEVRTPYFIVIRIKPDKTHSVIYSQVGAIGDPGQFLEKILSKPAPGKGV, encoded by the coding sequence ATGAATCAGAGAGGGTATGGAGCAGTGTGGCTCGTGATCTTGGCCATTGCCGCCGGCATGGCCTTTGTCCCCGATTGCCGGGCCGCGGGCGGCCCCCCCGGCGTGGGAGGGGTTTTGCCTGAGTTCGTATTGCCGCCGCCGCAGAGGATGGAGGAAGTCCAGTATCTGGGCCTCAAGGAAAAGGTTTCCTTCAAGATTCCGGAAACCCGGGCGGAAGTCGTGATCGTCGAAATCTTCAGCATGTACTGCCCGTTTTGTCAAAAAGAAGCTCCGGCGGTGAATCAGCTTTATCAAATCATTGCAAATCGGGCCGATTTGAAGGATAAAGTAAAGATCATCGGGATCGGCGCCGGCAATTCGCAGTTCGAAGTCAACGCCTTTCGAGACCTCTACCGGATCGCGTTCCCTCTCTTCCCCGATACGGATTTTTCCGTTCACAAACTGCTGGGAGAAGTGAGGACGCCCTATTTTATCGTGATCAGGATCAAGCCGGACAAAACCCATTCCGTCATATACTCCCAAGTGGGAGCCATCGGAGACCCCGGGCAGTTTCTCGAAAAGATTTTGAGCAAGCCCGCCCCGGGGAAAGGGGTGTGA
- a CDS encoding type IV pilus modification PilV family protein has translation MRRISQSRREGFTLVEVLAAVVVFAFGVLALYRLQSAGVQSNTFSNDLTQAITLAQDRMELLMSLPYNNSDIRQKDNNGDGVSGIDKTVDGSGNPISDGNATVGKFHIYWNVVPKDPFKLVSSDDETSPKRIRIIVRWQRGDRSWHSVSLECVKPDII, from the coding sequence ATGAGAAGAATCTCGCAGAGCCGCCGTGAAGGATTCACGCTGGTCGAAGTGCTGGCGGCGGTGGTGGTTTTCGCATTCGGGGTGCTCGCCCTCTATCGGCTGCAAAGTGCCGGCGTGCAGAGCAACACCTTCTCCAACGACCTGACGCAGGCCATCACCCTGGCCCAGGACAGGATGGAGCTGCTCATGTCCCTGCCGTACAACAACAGCGACATCCGGCAGAAGGACAACAACGGGGACGGCGTGAGCGGAATCGACAAGACCGTCGACGGGAGCGGCAACCCCATTTCGGACGGCAACGCAACGGTGGGCAAGTTCCACATATATTGGAACGTCGTTCCCAAGGATCCGTTCAAGCTCGTTTCGTCCGACGATGAGACCTCCCCCAAGCGGATCCGGATCATCGTCAGGTGGCAGCGGGGAGACAGGAGCTGGCATTCCGTGTCTCTGGAATGCGTTAAGCCGGACATCATCTGA
- a CDS encoding pilus assembly PilX N-terminal domain-containing protein, with product MKKLKEEKGSALVIAILVIGLLAVIAISTTQTSRVETRIARNDRLYKTSFFQADGGVETGIVLVEEAIEERGLKTDCTSEPCAFDNVAIRYNTASDNSTRFYLNATPGSRIRPCDPAANPTGCTDTDGWRDVFYYSTGTQTVPTLVSGQKSCSDPNPPSNCVPVTQLKFGGDTSLSTGGAIQMIAGYEGKGKSSAGGGAWIVYAIRSRHQAMDNSDSTVACNWRHVM from the coding sequence GTGAAAAAGCTCAAGGAAGAAAAAGGTTCGGCCCTGGTCATCGCGATTCTCGTGATCGGCCTGTTGGCCGTCATCGCCATCAGCACGACGCAGACGAGCCGGGTTGAGACCCGGATCGCCCGGAACGACCGCCTCTACAAGACGTCTTTCTTCCAGGCGGACGGCGGCGTCGAAACGGGAATCGTCCTGGTGGAAGAAGCCATCGAGGAAAGAGGGCTGAAGACGGACTGCACTTCGGAGCCCTGCGCCTTCGACAACGTGGCCATCCGGTACAACACCGCCTCGGACAATTCCACACGTTTCTATCTGAACGCGACGCCCGGATCGCGCATCCGTCCTTGCGATCCCGCTGCAAACCCCACGGGATGCACGGACACCGACGGTTGGCGGGATGTTTTCTATTATTCGACCGGCACCCAAACGGTGCCCACACTGGTCTCGGGCCAGAAGTCGTGTTCCGATCCCAATCCTCCGTCCAATTGCGTGCCCGTCACCCAGTTGAAGTTCGGCGGCGATACGTCCCTTTCGACCGGCGGGGCGATCCAGATGATCGCCGGATACGAAGGCAAGGGCAAGAGCTCGGCGGGCGGCGGGGCATGGATCGTCTACGCCATCCGATCGCGACATCAGGCGATGGACAACAGCGATTCGACGGTAGCCTGCAACTGGAGGCACGTCATGTGA
- a CDS encoding GspH/FimT family pseudopilin — MRKKNEGFTLVELMVTVTLLAFFGLVLAKTVGTSSWLAHYRLKGAARDLASSLEKARANALKENREWGVAFDTGTNAYALQSSGVDRKMDTVADNTTPEGNVSLAAYKNGIKFGRGGVSTPPSMGTIGSDVTFPGNLVTFDGRGLPIFGQQGFCYLSNDEGAVYAVGVLPSGVVRVQRWTGTTWK; from the coding sequence ATGCGGAAGAAAAATGAAGGTTTTACCCTGGTTGAGCTGATGGTGACCGTTACGCTGCTGGCCTTCTTCGGGCTCGTCCTGGCGAAGACCGTCGGCACGAGCAGTTGGCTCGCGCACTACCGACTGAAGGGGGCCGCGCGGGACCTTGCATCGAGCCTGGAAAAAGCGCGTGCAAATGCGCTCAAGGAAAACAGGGAGTGGGGGGTGGCATTCGATACCGGCACCAACGCCTACGCACTCCAGAGCAGCGGGGTAGACCGCAAAATGGACACTGTCGCCGACAACACCACGCCGGAAGGGAACGTCAGCCTTGCCGCATACAAGAACGGCATTAAGTTCGGCCGCGGCGGGGTCTCCACGCCTCCTTCCATGGGGACCATCGGCAGTGACGTCACGTTCCCCGGCAATCTCGTTACTTTTGACGGTCGAGGGCTCCCGATTTTCGGTCAGCAGGGTTTTTGCTATCTGTCCAACGATGAGGGGGCGGTGTACGCCGTGGGCGTGCTGCCCTCGGGTGTGGTCAGAGTGCAGAGATGGACGGGAACGACCTGGAAATAG
- a CDS encoding ferritin family protein: MARLDVTRDMYCTALQLKEKKRELYAQAMKTCPDQVGVATFKMLLDAETEHMEIIRKAYEEAKAGRAGGEVCGLSAIDAAGKKSLLRKIASEKQKVSRACFDDVAAIEAGMRMEDASISFFTGTLDRAADADERRFLERLIEEEREHYRLLADLKFYYVDPEHWFMETSSTGLDGAGAFS, from the coding sequence ATGGCACGCTTGGATGTGACGCGGGACATGTATTGCACTGCCCTGCAATTGAAGGAAAAAAAACGGGAGTTGTATGCGCAGGCGATGAAGACCTGCCCGGACCAGGTGGGCGTGGCGACGTTCAAGATGCTTCTCGATGCGGAAACCGAGCACATGGAAATCATCCGGAAAGCCTACGAAGAAGCGAAGGCGGGTCGGGCCGGCGGTGAGGTCTGCGGTTTGTCCGCCATCGACGCGGCGGGAAAGAAATCCCTGCTGCGAAAGATCGCCTCGGAAAAGCAAAAGGTCTCTCGGGCCTGTTTCGATGATGTGGCGGCCATTGAAGCCGGAATGCGCATGGAAGACGCGAGCATCTCCTTCTTCACCGGAACCCTCGATCGCGCCGCCGATGCGGACGAGCGCAGGTTCCTGGAGCGCCTCATCGAGGAAGAGCGCGAGCATTATCGGTTGCTGGCGGACCTGAAGTTCTACTACGTCGATCCCGAACACTGGTTCATGGAAACAAGCTCCACCGGGCTCGACGGGGCGGGCGCCTTCAGTTGA
- a CDS encoding multiheme c-type cytochrome — MAGFFGGNRRTMSFAAWGWFFLGMLPTLLALGGGTGVCAELSADSRACMECHATVTPGIVADWEKSAHARVSPADAAGKGALERRVSFEKLPDKLGGSSVGCAECHTLNPDDHKDGIEHQGYPVHPVVSPADCAVCHPVERNQYNENLMAHAYADLTANSLYRDLKDSINGVQVMEKGKLAARPSERTTDEDSCLACHGTVVEVAGTVSRSTEMGDMEFPVLTGWPNQGVGRINPDGSKGCCSSCHTRHQFSIETARKPATCSQCHKGPDVPAYKVYSVSKHGNVYASVEKEWNFHNVPWTVGKDFTAPTCAACHMSLVVSTDGQVISQRSHGAADRLPWRIFGLIYSHAHPKSPDTSIIRNAEGLPLPTSLDGKPAAGFLIDAAEQDKRKARMEKLCLSCHSRGWVDGHWARFVDTLRVTDAMTLTATRMVMTAWEKGLAKGLAQKGNVFDEAIEKKWVEQWLFYANSTRFSAAMSGADYGVFADGRWSMSKNVRDMQDWLDSRTGGAGK, encoded by the coding sequence ATGGCTGGTTTTTTTGGAGGAAACCGGAGGACGATGAGCTTTGCGGCATGGGGTTGGTTTTTTTTGGGCATGTTGCCGACGCTCCTCGCGTTGGGGGGAGGAACAGGCGTCTGCGCCGAGTTGAGCGCCGATTCCCGGGCGTGCATGGAATGCCACGCAACGGTAACGCCCGGGATTGTGGCGGACTGGGAAAAATCCGCGCATGCGAGGGTCAGCCCGGCGGATGCCGCCGGGAAGGGAGCTCTGGAGCGGCGGGTCTCCTTCGAGAAGCTTCCCGACAAACTCGGCGGAAGCAGCGTGGGATGTGCCGAATGTCATACGCTGAATCCCGACGATCACAAAGACGGCATCGAACACCAGGGATATCCCGTCCATCCGGTGGTCAGTCCCGCGGACTGTGCGGTCTGCCACCCGGTGGAGCGGAACCAGTACAATGAAAACCTCATGGCCCATGCCTATGCCGACCTCACCGCGAACAGCCTCTACCGGGACCTCAAGGACTCCATCAACGGCGTGCAGGTCATGGAAAAGGGCAAACTGGCGGCCCGCCCCTCCGAGAGGACGACGGACGAGGATTCCTGCCTTGCCTGTCATGGAACGGTGGTGGAGGTCGCGGGTACAGTTTCTCGTTCCACGGAAATGGGGGACATGGAGTTCCCCGTGCTCACGGGCTGGCCGAACCAGGGAGTGGGGCGGATCAACCCCGACGGCAGCAAGGGGTGTTGTTCCTCCTGCCACACCCGCCATCAGTTTTCCATCGAAACGGCGCGAAAACCGGCGACCTGCTCGCAGTGTCACAAAGGACCGGACGTGCCCGCCTACAAGGTTTATTCGGTGAGCAAGCACGGCAACGTGTATGCCTCCGTGGAGAAGGAATGGAACTTCCACAACGTTCCCTGGACGGTCGGAAAGGATTTTACCGCTCCAACCTGCGCCGCCTGCCACATGAGCCTGGTCGTCAGCACGGATGGACAGGTGATTTCGCAGCGTTCGCACGGGGCCGCCGATCGCCTGCCGTGGCGGATATTCGGCCTCATCTACTCTCATGCCCATCCCAAATCCCCGGACACGAGCATCATCCGGAACGCGGAGGGGCTGCCTCTGCCGACCAGTCTTGACGGGAAGCCCGCGGCCGGGTTCCTGATCGATGCGGCGGAACAGGACAAGAGGAAGGCGAGGATGGAGAAGCTGTGTCTTTCCTGCCACAGCCGCGGATGGGTGGACGGCCACTGGGCGCGGTTCGTCGATACGTTGCGGGTCACGGACGCCATGACCCTGACGGCCACGCGGATGGTCATGACCGCGTGGGAAAAGGGATTGGCCAAAGGGCTCGCGCAAAAGGGCAACGTTTTTGACGAGGCCATCGAAAAGAAATGGGTGGAACAATGGTTATTCTATGCTAATTCAACCCGGTTTTCCGCGGCGATGAGCGGAGCGGACTACGGGGTGTTCGCCGATGGAAGGTGGAGCATGTCGAAGAACGTCAGGGACATGCAGGACTGGTTGGATTCAAGGACCGGCGGCGCCGGGAAGTAA
- a CDS encoding prepilin-type N-terminal cleavage/methylation domain-containing protein, translating into MIRRQKDGFTLVELMVALALSGLVIAAVYKTLSSQQRVYTAQEQVVSTQQELRAGMEYVVRDLRMAGYNPHSIESTFGINAVAAGSITFATDYDGDGIRNITPPTVKTDPKVELISYVCSSAGLERRENNVAYSDGTPSTYGYLLADNVVALDLVYLDRNGAVLALPLTSSTQLASITAVQITMVVRAGTKEKGFKDTTQYKNQQNTVIFTPATAPDPDEVNRRHRLLTTTVWLRN; encoded by the coding sequence ATGATTCGCAGACAAAAAGACGGTTTCACCCTGGTCGAGTTGATGGTTGCGCTGGCATTGTCCGGGCTGGTCATTGCGGCGGTGTACAAGACCCTTTCCTCGCAGCAAAGGGTTTACACCGCGCAGGAGCAGGTCGTTTCTACCCAGCAGGAACTGCGGGCCGGCATGGAGTACGTGGTGAGGGACCTGCGCATGGCCGGCTACAACCCCCACTCCATAGAAAGCACTTTCGGCATCAACGCGGTGGCGGCCGGCTCGATCACGTTCGCCACGGACTACGATGGGGACGGCATCCGCAATATCACGCCCCCCACTGTCAAGACCGACCCGAAAGTGGAGCTCATTTCCTACGTCTGCAGCTCAGCCGGCCTTGAGAGGCGGGAAAACAACGTCGCTTACAGCGATGGGACGCCGTCCACCTACGGCTACCTCCTCGCCGACAACGTCGTCGCCCTGGACCTGGTCTACCTGGACAGGAACGGCGCCGTGCTGGCGCTGCCGCTCACATCGTCCACGCAGCTCGCCTCGATCACGGCCGTCCAGATCACCATGGTGGTCAGGGCCGGAACGAAGGAAAAAGGCTTCAAGGACACCACCCAGTACAAGAACCAGCAGAACACGGTAATATTCACTCCGGCGACGGCCCCGGACCCGGATGAGGTAAACCGCCGCCACCGGCTGCTCACCACCACCGTGTGGTTGCGCAACTAA